Proteins from a single region of Leptolyngbya sp. 'hensonii':
- a CDS encoding GUN4 domain-containing protein, with the protein MPDQPRSGDLVLGGQTYCGTGVLGGLEGVKWRLASPQVEQRILALQEALNYGAAGLKLIIAALRDRSGRVEEAAVAILQQRSELDATWAVAEEYVPLRSAFGVDYRPLRDWLGEGNWQAANQETWTIVFRLSSSNPRTWLQLEQIQHFPCLDLQTIDRLWQRHSDGRFGFGVQARLWRQIWVQQPTPKGTAALFAARTKAWEQFTEQVGWSVGGRWLTESEIHFTLEAPLGHFPIGLTGKKHEATPRKFLWTDLFSRIENCERCLSSTPKTGVIPGKPQDLQDGWHF; encoded by the coding sequence ATGCCTGATCAGCCCCGGTCTGGAGACTTAGTTCTGGGAGGCCAGACCTATTGTGGGACTGGGGTACTGGGCGGACTGGAGGGTGTGAAGTGGCGACTGGCTAGCCCTCAGGTGGAGCAACGGATTCTGGCTTTACAGGAAGCGCTAAACTACGGCGCAGCAGGCTTAAAATTGATCATTGCAGCTCTGCGCGATCGATCAGGCAGGGTGGAGGAAGCGGCAGTCGCCATTCTGCAGCAGCGATCGGAGCTGGATGCGACATGGGCGGTTGCTGAGGAATATGTGCCGCTGCGCTCGGCCTTCGGAGTGGACTATCGCCCCCTGCGAGATTGGCTGGGGGAAGGGAACTGGCAGGCCGCCAATCAGGAAACCTGGACGATCGTATTTCGGCTTTCCAGCTCAAACCCCAGAACCTGGCTCCAACTCGAACAGATTCAGCACTTTCCCTGTTTGGATTTGCAGACGATCGATCGCCTCTGGCAGCGGCACAGTGATGGCCGGTTTGGGTTTGGGGTGCAGGCTCGCCTCTGGCGACAGATCTGGGTCCAGCAACCAACTCCGAAGGGAACTGCAGCGCTGTTTGCAGCCCGAACCAAAGCCTGGGAGCAGTTTACTGAGCAAGTGGGCTGGTCTGTCGGAGGGCGCTGGCTGACGGAGTCTGAGATTCACTTTACCCTGGAGGCACCCCTGGGGCATTTCCCGATCGGTCTGACGGGAAAAAAACACGAGGCGACTCCGCGAAAATTTCTCTGGACGGATCTGTTCTCTCGCATAGAAAATTGTGAAAGGTGTCTGTCCTCTACCCCGAAGACGGGTGTGATCCCCGGTAAGCCTCAAGATCTCCAGGATGGATGGCATTTCTAG